A single genomic interval of Lucilia cuprina isolate Lc7/37 chromosome 2, ASM2204524v1, whole genome shotgun sequence harbors:
- the LOC111691060 gene encoding uncharacterized protein LOC111691060 isoform X3, with protein sequence MHGVKRVLIFCILIVILPATLIVIPLYLRRTVFADVVYPVAESDIIEIRDGISSIFCQQHSLKMSSNFNAFQLAGRPEISTNHKHIRLKKSMTLPDDTFEYWGFYLLKGARVLLKFCSRYDGARMLVVKGARELDTCGLLDHNKKKFGPNWNQNHEQVKVFFEDFEVINENIRSDELMNSTDIYNVTENSDHLMEMENRGGEDLTEDVEEDDDEEDSEEEITTTTTELPKTTKIRRKKLKKGNPNAVKHRENNGNSLKASEEDINPIKQVNSQEELNVPRRRRNLQHKAYLERHARDHEQRKQKVYDQLYKHRPKRDHVYDRKYTHGGNAMNFTQTDESNSISSFENGLLECFKTNKLSFGDFPPMADCTNPHFLENGSHRMLSIHEIDADGYYYYIFYSDNDMVRNDIHAIFDIYKPTFEYSNLTNQQACVNATNCTFPIGFMSDEVVVVEVPTRDGIEHEDDDITYLISTCHPRPEIYAIFPVLVLILILSCSFL encoded by the coding sequence ATGCATGGCGTCAAAAGGGTTTTAATCTTTTGCATTTTGATTGTGATTTTACCGGCCACTTTGATTGTTATACCTTTATATTTGAGAAGAACCGTCTTCGCGGATGTGGTTTATCCGGTGGCCGAATCGGATATTATAGAGATAAGAGATGGCATTTCTTCGATATTTTGCCAACAGCATTCTCTTAAGATGAGCAGTAATTTTAATGCCTTCCAGCTGGCGGGCAGACCCGAAATTTCCACCAATCACAAACACATCAGATTGAAGAAGTCCATGACTTTGCCCGATGATACCTTCGAATACTGGGGTTTCTATTTGCTAAAGGGTGCAAGAGTACTGCTAAAATTTTGCTCACGTTACGATGGTGCTCGCATGTTGGTGGTGAAGGGAGCTCGAGAATTGGATACTTGTGGTTTGTTGGatcataataaaaagaaatttggtCCCAATTGGAATCAGAACCATGAACAGGTGAAAGTGTTTTTTGAGGATTTTGAAGTTATCAATGAAAATATACGCAGTGATGAATTGATGAATAGTACAGATATCTATAATGTTACCGAAAACTCCGATCATTTAATGGAAATGGAAAATAGAGGAGGAGAAGATTTAACAGAAGATGTCGAGGAAGACGATGATGAAGAGGATAGTGAGGAAGAAATTACTACCACTACCACCGAATTGcctaaaactacaaaaatcaGGCGAAAGAAACTAAAGAAGGGTAATCCTAATGCCGTCAAGCATCGCGAGAATAATGGCAATAGCCTTAAGGCAAGTGAAGAAGATATAAATCCTATTAAACAAGTAAATTCACAAGAAGAACTAAATGTACCCAGACGCAGGCGAAATTTACAACACAAAGCCTATTTGGAACGACATGCTCGAGATCATGAGCAGCGCAAACAAAAGGTATACGATCAACTGTATAAACATCGACCGAAACGCGATCATGTTTACGATCGTAAATATACACATGGTGGCAATGCTATGAACTTTACCCAAACCGATGAGTCGAACTCAATATCAAGTTTTGAAAATGGTCTGCTAGagtgtttcaaaacaaataaactcTCTTTTGGCGACTTTCCACCCATGGCCGATTGTACAAATCCCCATTTTCTGGAGAATGGTTCACATCGTATGTTGTCTATACACGAAATCGATGCCGATGGTTATTACtattatatattctatagtGACAATGATATGGTACGCAATGATATTCATGCCATATTCGATATCTATAAGCCCACCTTTGagtattcgaatttaactaACCAGCAGGCCTGTGTTAATGCTACCAATTGCACTTTTCCCATTGGTTTTATGTCCGATGAGGTGGTAGTCGTCGAAGTGCCGACACGTGATGGTATCGAACATGAAGATGATGATATCACGTATTTGATCTCAACCTGTCATCCACGTCCAGAAATTTACGCCATATTTCCTGTTTTAGTTTTGATATTAATTCTCAGCtgttcatttttatag
- the LOC111691060 gene encoding uncharacterized protein LOC111691060 isoform X1, translating to MEDLELKIKSMENKKFLNRTNTKRLGLYHYYRTDLYYSMSEINKAQEMHGVKRVLIFCILIVILPATLIVIPLYLRRTVFADVVYPVAESDIIEIRDGISSIFCQQHSLKMSSNFNAFQLAGRPEISTNHKHIRLKKSMTLPDDTFEYWGFYLLKGARVLLKFCSRYDGARMLVVKGARELDTCGLLDHNKKKFGPNWNQNHEQVKVFFEDFEVINENIRSDELMNSTDIYNVTENSDHLMEMENRGGEDLTEDVEEDDDEEDSEEEITTTTTELPKTTKIRRKKLKKGNPNAVKHRENNGNSLKASEEDINPIKQVNSQEELNVPRRRRNLQHKAYLERHARDHEQRKQKVYDQLYKHRPKRDHVYDRKYTHGGNAMNFTQTDESNSISSFENGLLECFKTNKLSFGDFPPMADCTNPHFLENGSHRMLSIHEIDADGYYYYIFYSDNDMVRNDIHAIFDIYKPTFEYSNLTNQQACVNATNCTFPIGFMSDEVVVVEVPTRDGIEHEDDDITYLISTCHPRPEIYAIFPVLVLILILSCSFL from the coding sequence AGGCTCAAGAGATGCATGGCGTCAAAAGGGTTTTAATCTTTTGCATTTTGATTGTGATTTTACCGGCCACTTTGATTGTTATACCTTTATATTTGAGAAGAACCGTCTTCGCGGATGTGGTTTATCCGGTGGCCGAATCGGATATTATAGAGATAAGAGATGGCATTTCTTCGATATTTTGCCAACAGCATTCTCTTAAGATGAGCAGTAATTTTAATGCCTTCCAGCTGGCGGGCAGACCCGAAATTTCCACCAATCACAAACACATCAGATTGAAGAAGTCCATGACTTTGCCCGATGATACCTTCGAATACTGGGGTTTCTATTTGCTAAAGGGTGCAAGAGTACTGCTAAAATTTTGCTCACGTTACGATGGTGCTCGCATGTTGGTGGTGAAGGGAGCTCGAGAATTGGATACTTGTGGTTTGTTGGatcataataaaaagaaatttggtCCCAATTGGAATCAGAACCATGAACAGGTGAAAGTGTTTTTTGAGGATTTTGAAGTTATCAATGAAAATATACGCAGTGATGAATTGATGAATAGTACAGATATCTATAATGTTACCGAAAACTCCGATCATTTAATGGAAATGGAAAATAGAGGAGGAGAAGATTTAACAGAAGATGTCGAGGAAGACGATGATGAAGAGGATAGTGAGGAAGAAATTACTACCACTACCACCGAATTGcctaaaactacaaaaatcaGGCGAAAGAAACTAAAGAAGGGTAATCCTAATGCCGTCAAGCATCGCGAGAATAATGGCAATAGCCTTAAGGCAAGTGAAGAAGATATAAATCCTATTAAACAAGTAAATTCACAAGAAGAACTAAATGTACCCAGACGCAGGCGAAATTTACAACACAAAGCCTATTTGGAACGACATGCTCGAGATCATGAGCAGCGCAAACAAAAGGTATACGATCAACTGTATAAACATCGACCGAAACGCGATCATGTTTACGATCGTAAATATACACATGGTGGCAATGCTATGAACTTTACCCAAACCGATGAGTCGAACTCAATATCAAGTTTTGAAAATGGTCTGCTAGagtgtttcaaaacaaataaactcTCTTTTGGCGACTTTCCACCCATGGCCGATTGTACAAATCCCCATTTTCTGGAGAATGGTTCACATCGTATGTTGTCTATACACGAAATCGATGCCGATGGTTATTACtattatatattctatagtGACAATGATATGGTACGCAATGATATTCATGCCATATTCGATATCTATAAGCCCACCTTTGagtattcgaatttaactaACCAGCAGGCCTGTGTTAATGCTACCAATTGCACTTTTCCCATTGGTTTTATGTCCGATGAGGTGGTAGTCGTCGAAGTGCCGACACGTGATGGTATCGAACATGAAGATGATGATATCACGTATTTGATCTCAACCTGTCATCCACGTCCAGAAATTTACGCCATATTTCCTGTTTTAGTTTTGATATTAATTCTCAGCtgttcatttttatag
- the LOC111691060 gene encoding uncharacterized protein LOC111691060 isoform X2: protein MEMIANYKVRTTEYHFEEAQEMHGVKRVLIFCILIVILPATLIVIPLYLRRTVFADVVYPVAESDIIEIRDGISSIFCQQHSLKMSSNFNAFQLAGRPEISTNHKHIRLKKSMTLPDDTFEYWGFYLLKGARVLLKFCSRYDGARMLVVKGARELDTCGLLDHNKKKFGPNWNQNHEQVKVFFEDFEVINENIRSDELMNSTDIYNVTENSDHLMEMENRGGEDLTEDVEEDDDEEDSEEEITTTTTELPKTTKIRRKKLKKGNPNAVKHRENNGNSLKASEEDINPIKQVNSQEELNVPRRRRNLQHKAYLERHARDHEQRKQKVYDQLYKHRPKRDHVYDRKYTHGGNAMNFTQTDESNSISSFENGLLECFKTNKLSFGDFPPMADCTNPHFLENGSHRMLSIHEIDADGYYYYIFYSDNDMVRNDIHAIFDIYKPTFEYSNLTNQQACVNATNCTFPIGFMSDEVVVVEVPTRDGIEHEDDDITYLISTCHPRPEIYAIFPVLVLILILSCSFL from the exons ATGGAAATGATAGCTAATTATAAAGTTCGAACTACTGAGTATCATTTTGAag AGGCTCAAGAGATGCATGGCGTCAAAAGGGTTTTAATCTTTTGCATTTTGATTGTGATTTTACCGGCCACTTTGATTGTTATACCTTTATATTTGAGAAGAACCGTCTTCGCGGATGTGGTTTATCCGGTGGCCGAATCGGATATTATAGAGATAAGAGATGGCATTTCTTCGATATTTTGCCAACAGCATTCTCTTAAGATGAGCAGTAATTTTAATGCCTTCCAGCTGGCGGGCAGACCCGAAATTTCCACCAATCACAAACACATCAGATTGAAGAAGTCCATGACTTTGCCCGATGATACCTTCGAATACTGGGGTTTCTATTTGCTAAAGGGTGCAAGAGTACTGCTAAAATTTTGCTCACGTTACGATGGTGCTCGCATGTTGGTGGTGAAGGGAGCTCGAGAATTGGATACTTGTGGTTTGTTGGatcataataaaaagaaatttggtCCCAATTGGAATCAGAACCATGAACAGGTGAAAGTGTTTTTTGAGGATTTTGAAGTTATCAATGAAAATATACGCAGTGATGAATTGATGAATAGTACAGATATCTATAATGTTACCGAAAACTCCGATCATTTAATGGAAATGGAAAATAGAGGAGGAGAAGATTTAACAGAAGATGTCGAGGAAGACGATGATGAAGAGGATAGTGAGGAAGAAATTACTACCACTACCACCGAATTGcctaaaactacaaaaatcaGGCGAAAGAAACTAAAGAAGGGTAATCCTAATGCCGTCAAGCATCGCGAGAATAATGGCAATAGCCTTAAGGCAAGTGAAGAAGATATAAATCCTATTAAACAAGTAAATTCACAAGAAGAACTAAATGTACCCAGACGCAGGCGAAATTTACAACACAAAGCCTATTTGGAACGACATGCTCGAGATCATGAGCAGCGCAAACAAAAGGTATACGATCAACTGTATAAACATCGACCGAAACGCGATCATGTTTACGATCGTAAATATACACATGGTGGCAATGCTATGAACTTTACCCAAACCGATGAGTCGAACTCAATATCAAGTTTTGAAAATGGTCTGCTAGagtgtttcaaaacaaataaactcTCTTTTGGCGACTTTCCACCCATGGCCGATTGTACAAATCCCCATTTTCTGGAGAATGGTTCACATCGTATGTTGTCTATACACGAAATCGATGCCGATGGTTATTACtattatatattctatagtGACAATGATATGGTACGCAATGATATTCATGCCATATTCGATATCTATAAGCCCACCTTTGagtattcgaatttaactaACCAGCAGGCCTGTGTTAATGCTACCAATTGCACTTTTCCCATTGGTTTTATGTCCGATGAGGTGGTAGTCGTCGAAGTGCCGACACGTGATGGTATCGAACATGAAGATGATGATATCACGTATTTGATCTCAACCTGTCATCCACGTCCAGAAATTTACGCCATATTTCCTGTTTTAGTTTTGATATTAATTCTCAGCtgttcatttttatag